From Bradyrhizobium sp. AZCC 1610:
CAGATCGACACCGCAAAGATCATGACGCCCGGCAGCGCCGCCACCCATGGGTTGACATAGATCGCGGTGCGCAGCGTGTTCAGCATCAAGCCCCATTCCGGCTCCGGCGGCTTGGTGCCGAGGCCAAGGAACGACAGGCCGGCGGCGAGGATCATCGATACCGAGATCAATCCCGTAGCGTAGACGAAGATCGGCCCGAGCACGTTGCCGAGCATATGTACGCGCATGATGGTGAAGGGCCCGGCGCCGGAGGCGCGCGCGGCCTCGACGAAATCCATGTTACGTACACCGGTGGTGACGCTTTCCGCCACGCGGGTGATCTGCGGCACGAACACGATGGTCAGTGAGACGATGGAGTTGACGATGCCCGCGCCGAGCGCGCCCGAGATCGCAATCGCCAGCAAGACCGACGGAAAGGCGTAGAACACGTCGATGGTGCGCATGATCGCGGTGTTGAGCCTGCCGCCGACGTAGCCAGCGACGAGTCCGAGCGACGTGCCGATCATGAAGGCAAGGATCACGGGCAGAATGCCTATTATCAGCGACAGCCGGCCGCCATAGATCAACCGCGCCAGCATATCGCGACCGAGTTCGTCGGTGCCAAGCGGATAATTCGGCGTGCCGATGTGGCGAAGCCTGCGGATCATCGACCCCTGGTAGGGATCGGCCAGCCCCAGCCACGGCGCGCACAGCGCGGAAAGAAAGATCAGCACCAGCACGAAAGCGCAGACCATGCTGACCTTGTCGCGCGCGATGCGGCGGCCGACGGTGGCCCAATAGCCGCGCGCCTTGGTGGCGGGCGCGGCTTGCAGCGCGGTATCCGACATCACAGTCATGAATCAGCCCCGCTTGATGCGCGGATCGATCGCGGCTTGCGCGATATCGACCAGCAGATTGAGGGCCACGAAGAACAGCGCCAGCACCAGGATCGTGCCCTGTAGCAGCGGCAGGTCGCGCTGGAAGATCGCCGAATTGAGCAACAATCCCGAGCCCGGCCATGAGAACACAGTCTCGATCAGGATCGAGCCGCCGAGCATGTAGCCGAGTTGCAGGCCCATCACCGCGAGCGCAGTCGGCGCGGCGTTCTTGATAACGTGTTTGAACACGTCGAGTTCGCGCAGACCCTTGGCGCGCAGCGCCTCGACGAAATCCTGCGAAAGGATGTCGCCGGTCAGCGCGCGCACGGTGCGGGTGACGATGCCCATCGGAATCACAGAGGTCGTGATTGCCGGCAGGATCAGATATTTCATGTGCTCCCAATCCCAGCCCCAGGCGCCGGAGCCGCCGGGACCGGCGCCGACCGCGGGCAACCAGTTGAGCTGCACCGAGAAGATGATGACCATCACCATGCCGAGCCAGTAATGCGGCACCGAGACGCCGGCAATCGCGATCGAGGTTGCGACCTTGTCGACCCAGGTGTCGCGGAAATAGCCGGCGATCAGGCCGAACAGCAGCCCGAGCGTGAAGCCGATCAGGGCTGCAGCAATCGCAAGCGTGACCGTGTTGCCGACCGCGCGCAAAACTTCCGTCAGCACCGGGCGGCCGGTGGCAATCGAACTGCCGAGATCGCCATGGAGCGCCCGCCACAGCCAGAGGCCGAACTGCACCGGCAGCGGCCGGTCGAAACCGTAGGCGGTGCGCAGTTGCGCCGCGAGTTCCTGCGACGCATCCGCCGGCAGCACCGCGACCAGGGGATCCCCGGGCGTGATGTGCACCAGCAGGAAGCACACCAGCGCCACGCTGATCACGATCGGGATGACATAGACGATACGTCGGGCGATGTAGACGAGCACAGATCACCTAGTAATGGTAGCTACAACCAACTCTCATCCGTCATGGCCGGGCTTGACCCGGCCATCCACGTCTTGGCCGCGAGCAAAAAGTAAGACGTGGATACCCGGGTCATCTAGCGCGAAGACGCGCTTCGCGCTTCTGCCCGGGCATGACGACTGAGATAGATGCTACGGCGCCATCGACACCGGCGAGAAGTCGACGAACCAGCTCTTCGGCTGCACAAAACCCTTGACCTTCGGGCTCATCGCGCGCGGCGAGACGTCATGGGCGACGTAGAGAAACGCCGCATCGTCCACCGAGGCCGCGTGCAGATCGGCGAGCGCCGCGTCACGCGCTGCGGGATCGAAGGTCTGGCGCGCTTTCGTCACCAGTTCGTCGAACTTGGGATTGTTGATATAGCCCCAATTGTTCGAGACCGGCGGCGCCATCGACGACTGCAGGAAGCGCACCAGCGCGAAGAACGGATCCATCGCCGCGTAAGTGACGTTGGTGGCGTTGGCGCCGTTGGCGGTCGGATCCTTGGCGCCGCGGCGCCAGTTGGTGAACAGCGTGTTCCACTCGATGACGTCGAGCTGGACGTCGAAGTAGCATTCCGCCAGCGCCTGCTGCAGATATTCGTTCATCGGCAAAGGCTGCATCTGGCCCGATCCCGACGCCGAGGTCTGGGTCTTCACCGTCAGCTTCTTGTTCGGGCCGTAGCCTGCTTCCTGCATCAGCTTTTGGGCTGCCTTCAGGTCATACTTGATCTCGAAGGTCGGTTTTCCCCGCCAGGGATGGCCGGGCTCGAAGGTGCCGGTCGCCGGCACCATCAGGCCGGCAAGCAGGCCCTCCTTGAGGCCTTCACGATCGACGCAGAGATTGGCGGCCTTGCGGACGCGGATATCGTTCCACGGCGAGCCTTCGACGCGCGAGAACTGCCACGGCCAGACATGCGGGGATTCGTTGGCCTTGAGCTGGAAGCCGCGCTGCTTGATTTCCTTGACCGCATCGGGTGCCGGTGCTTCCACCCAGTCGACCTGGCCGGAGAGCAATGCTGCAGTGCGGGCATTGGCCTCCGGCATCGGCAGCAGCACCATCCGGTCGACCTTGGGCACGCGGGCCTTGTCCCAATAGCCCTCGTTCTTCACGAGTTCGAGCCGTTCGCGCGGCGTGAATTTCGACATCTTCCAGGGGCCGGTGCCCGAGGCGTCCCGGGCGAACGCAGCCCACGCGGCCTGCGATTTTGCCTTGGCGTCGGCGCCTTCAGCCTTGTCATAAAACGCCTGCCACTTGGTCGGGCTCGCCATGAACAGATTGGTCAGGTTGATCGGCAGGAAACTGTCCGGCTCCTTGGTGGTCAATTCCACCGTCATGTCGTCGATCTTGCGGGCGGAGGCCAGCGTTGGCATGCGCGAGGCGGTGACGCCGACCTGGCTGGCGTCGAACTGCGGCGCATCCTGCTTCAGCACCTTTTCGACGTTCCAGACCACGGCGTCGGCGTTGAACGGCGAGCCGTCGTGGAAGGTGACGCCGGGACGAAGCTTGAACGTCCATTTCTTCTTGTCGGCCTCGTCGACCTTCCATTCGGTTGCGAGCCCGGGGATCATGACGCTCGCCTTGTCGGCCGAGGAAAGGTCCCACAGCGTCAGGGCGTCGTACATGGTGAGGCCGGTGAAGCGGTTGCCCTCGAACCCCTGATCGGGCTGGCCGAGGGTGCGCGGAATATCCGCAGCCGTCATGCCGATCCGCAGCACCGTTTCGGCGCTTGCGAGTTGCGGCAATCCGACCACCAGCGCCGTCGCCAGCAGCCACGCGGTGGCCGTCTTCTTGGATTTCTCGTTACGCATATGCAGCAATCCCTTTTTCAACTTGGGGTGACTAATTCTTATGCAAACTTATGCAACGCCTGTGCCAAAGGACGCGCTTCCTTCGAGGCTATGCGTTTGCGCGCGCAACTCCTTGTGAGCGCGCATACAGGAGCATGTCAGATGCCTGGTCTGGCACCAAGCTTGCATTTTCCAGCTCCAACCTGCCCCGATGGAGCTTAATTCATGCGCACCCGAAATTCGATGCTTCTTCCTGCCGCAACTCTGGCAGTCGGCCTGGCTCTTGGCCTGTCCGCGATTTCGGCGCAGGCGGAAACCGTTGTGCGCTACGGCATTTCGATGGCGGACATCCCGCTGACCACCGGCCAGCCGGACCGCGGCGCCGGGGCCTACCAGTTCTCGGCTTACACGATCTACGATCCCCTGGTCGCCTGGGAGATGGACGTATCAGACCGGCCCGGCAAACTGGTGCCGGGCTTGGCCACCGAGTGGAAGATCGACGAGGCGGACAAGAAGAAATGGCGCTTTGCCTTGCGCAAGGGCGTCAAGTTCCATGACGGCAGCAGCTTCAATGCCGACGCGGTGATCTGGAATCTCGACAAGGTGCTCAATGACAAGGCACCGCAGTTCGACAAGCGCCAGAGCGCGCAGGTGAAAACCCGCCTGCCTTCAGTGGCGAGCTACGCCAAGATCGACGATGCGACCATCGAGATCACGACCAAGGCTGTCGATTCCTTCTTCCCATACCAGATGCTGTGGTTTCTGGTGTCCAGCCCGGCGCAGTATGAAAAGCTCGGCAGGGACTGGGACAAGTTCGCCAGCCAGCCCTCCGGCACCGGGCCGTTCAGGCTGACCAAACTGGTCCCGCGCGAACTGGCCGAGCTGACCAAGAACGCCGACTATTGGGACAAGAAGCGGATAGCGAAGGCCGACAAGATCGTACTGATTCCGATGCCGGAAGCGCTGACGCGGACCAATGCGCTGTTGGCGGGCCAGGTCGATCTGATCGAGACGCCGGCGCCGGATGCGGTGCCGCAGCTCAAATCCGCCGGCATGAAGATCGTCGACAACGTCACGCCGCATGTCTGGAACTATCATCTGAGCGTGCTGCCCGGCTCGCCCTGGACCGACATCCGCCTGCGCAAGGCGCTGAACCTTGCGATCGACCGCGAGGCCGTGGTCGGCCTGATGAACGGCCTCGCAAAACCCGCCAAGGGCCAGGTCGACCCGTCGAGCCCGTGGTTCGGCAAGCCCTCCTTCGAACTCAAGTACGATGTCGCGGCCGCGAAGAAGCTGGTGCAGGAAGCCGGCTACTCGAAGGAAAAGCCGCTGAAGACGACCTTCATCATCGCGCAAGGCGGCACCGGGCAGATGTTGTCGCTGCCGATGAACGAATTTTTGCAGCAGAGCTTTAAGGAAATCGGCATCGAGATCGACTTCAAGGTGGTCGAGCTTGAGACGTTGTACACGGCATGGCGCAAGGGCGCAGCCGACGAGATGAATGCCGGCATCACCTCGAACAACATCGCCTATGTCACGTCAGACCCGCTCTACGCGATCGTCCGCTTCTTCCACTCCGGCCAGATCGCGCCGGTCGGCGTCAACTGGGGCGGCTACAAGAACCCGAAGGTCGATGCACTGATCGACGAGGCCAAGCAAACGTTCGATGTCGCCAAGCAGGACGAGCTGTTGGCGCAGGCACACGCAGAGATCGTCGACGACGCCACGCTGGTGTGGGTGGTGCACGACACCAACCCACACGCGCTGTCGCCGAAGGTGAAGAAGTTCGTGCAGGCGCAGCACTGGTTTCAGGACCTGACGACGATCGGGCTGGAGTAGGACACAACTCGCCGTCGTCCCTGCGAAAGTCCCGTAGGGTGGGCAAAGGCGCGCAGCGCCGTGCCCACCATTTAACGCCCTGCTCGTGATGGTGGGCACGCTGTGCTTTGCCCACCCTCCAAATCCCGCATTTGACGCTACTTCGTCAGCAGCGCGAAGGCGCCGTTCCAATCTTCCGGCGGCGGGTTTTCGAGGTAGCCGCGGATTCGCGCCTCGTACAAATTGTAGAGCAGCTCCAGCGAATTTGCGTCGTCGGTCTTGCGGCCGCGCGCGATTGCCGCGAGCGCGCCTTCCCAGTCGCGGTTGCGATAACAGGCGAGCATCTCGATCGTTAGATTCCGCAGGCGCTGGAAGCGGCCGGACTGCGCGGTGTCCTCGCGGCCGGCGATGGCATAGATCACCTCGGGCTCCTTCTTGCCCTTCACCATGATGAAGTCGAGTTCGAGGATCGCGAACTTTTCCTTGACCGCCAGCGCGGTCCTGGAGCCGACGATGATCGGGAATCCGTATTCCTTGGACTGCCCTTCGAGGCGCGAGGCCAGATTAACGCTATCGCCGAACACCGAATAGTTGAACTTGAGATCGGATCCCATGTTGCCGACCACGCAGATGCCGGTATTGAGCCCGATGCCGGCATTGAGCGGAATGAACGGGCGCCCCTCTTCCTTTGCCTCCTGCTCCCGCACCTGATTGAGTTGGTCGACGTGCTCCAGCATGTCGAGCGCCGCCTCGCAGGCGTTGAGCTCGTGATCCTTGTCATCGAGCGGCGCGTTCCAGAACGCCATGATGGCGTCGCCCATATATTTGTCGATATAGCCCTTACGCGCGAGGATCGCGTTGGTGAGCGGTGTCAGGAAGCGATTCATCAGCGCGGTGAGGCCCTGTGGATCGTTCTTGTAGGTCTCCGAGATCGAGGTGAAGCCGCGCATGTCGGAGAACATGATGGTCATCTCGCGCTCCTCGCCGCCGAGCACCAGCTTTTCAGGCGACTGCGCGAGCTGTTCGACCAGCACTGGCGACATGTATTGCGAGAAGGCGCCACGGATCTGCTTGCGCTGCGCCTGCTCGCGCACGAAGCTCGCAAAGATCAGCGTGAGATAGATCGCCGTCGTCGACATCAGGGGGTAGGTGAAGTCGATCAAGAGCCGGTGCTGTGTGTAGAAATACACCGACGTTCCGATCAGGGCGGTCGCAAACGCTGCACCGAGGGCAACCAGCGTGACCGGTCCGAACAGCGGCGCAAACGCGATCACGAGAAGCCCGAACAGAAGCGCGGTCGCGAACTCGATGGCGATGCCGTAGATCGGCGTCGAGATCACCTCGCCGGTCAAGGTGGTCTCGAGCACCTGGGCGTGGATCTCCACACCAGGCATGGCGCGCGATACCGGCGTGGTCTTGATGTCATTGAGGCCGACCGCCGAGGTGCCGATCAGCACCAGCTTGCCGGCGATCATGTCGGGCGCGACATTTTTCTCCAGCACATTGATCGCGGGGACATAGATGGAGGCGTCGTTGCGGGCATAATGAACCCAGATCTGGCCATTGTGGTCGGTTGGAATCTGAAACCCCTTGACGCCGATGCTCTTGATGCCGGCCTTTTCGGCCTTGATCAGGATCGTGCCCGAGCCGCTGGCGACCCGCAGCATCTCGAACGTGAGCGACGGCATGGTCTGGCCCTGCGCCTGCATCATCATCGGCACCCGCCGGACGATGCCGTCGCGCTCGGGCTTGATCGTGAACAGGCCCCGCCCGGCGGCGGCGTGCTCCAGCACCGGCACATTGCGCAACAGGCCGGGGAAATCGAACATGAAGCGCTGCGGCTCCTCGCCCAGCATCGCAAGCCCGGTGACCGGCAGCGTCTTGTCGAGCGCCGTGATTTCCGCCGGCAGCCCGGATTCGCCGAGCACGACGCGGGAAGCCTTTATGGCGTCAGCAAAGACCTGGTCGTTGCTCGGAAGCGCGCGCAGCTTGGCGCGGGTTTCCGGGTCGAGATTGCGGAAGGTGTCGGCAGCAAAGGCAGGGTTGAGACGGTCGGGCTCCGAAAACACCGCGTCGAACGCGATCACCACCGCGCCGAGCCGCGTCAGTTCGGTGATGAGATCGGCGATGCGGGTGCGCGGCCATGGCCACTGCCCGAGCTTCTCCAGGCTCTTGTCGTCGATATCGACGATGGTGACCGGCCGCGCGGTCTTCTTGCGCGGGTCGATGCGCTGGAAAGCGTCAAAAGTCCTGACACGAATTTCCTCGACCGGGGCCGGATCGGCGACGCGAAGGGCGGCGAACCCGATCAGCAGCGCAAGGCACAGCAGCCGGGCATAGCCGATGCGCCGCTTGAACCACCTTCGCAATACCCGCAGTCGTTTCATGCTGTCTGGATATCACGCATCGACGGATCAGGCATGCTAGATTCGCGCGCAAGGCTGCTCTACCCGACTGCCGCGGATCAGATATTACCGCTGCCGCCCGGGTGAAGAATGAAGTCACTCATATGCAGGTTCGCCTTGGCGACGTTCGACAGCAGGCCATCGAACTGTATCAACGTGTCCACGCCGGTCTGCGCGACCGCGCTGCTGGTGAGCCAGGATTGGAAGGAAGCCGCATTGTCGGGAGTGAACGGGAGATTCGTTAGAAGATCGATCTTGTCCTGCCCGGGCAGGAAATCAGCGATCGTGTCGTTGCCCATGTGCTCGGCGAACACGAATTGGTCGGCGCCAACCCCGCCCTTCAGGATATCGTCGTGCGCGGTCGAGAAGATCACGTCGTTGCCCGAGGTCGCAAACGACGAAAGGTTCATCGTCCCGTTGAACTGGTCTTCGACCACGGTGAACTGGATGGTGTTGATAATCGGCGCGTCGTTCTTGGCGCCTACGCTGTACACCCCACTACTGAATGCCGTCGTACCGCCTGTCGTCGACGGCATTGCAATGATCGAGCGGGAGGTCGAGCCATCGGTGCCATCCCAGGCAACGAAGGTCAGGTGCTCGGTATCGCCGCTTCCGGAGCCGCTGAAGCGCACGTTGTCGCCTGCGGATAGCAACAATGCCTCGCCGGGGGCCAGTTCGATCGCGATCCACTCGCCGGCCGAGATCTCATATTGCCAACTTCCCCCTGCGCTACCGTTGTCGACTCCGGTGATAGCGATGCCAGGCGGGTCGCCGTCGGGATCGCTAACCGTGAGCTTGACGTTGCCGAAGAAGAACTGACCGTCGAAGACGGCGATCCCATTGGTGTTCGCCAACTGTGCCTGTTTTGCGGATACACCCGATTGCACGACCGGCGCGTGGTTGGCGCCCAGTACCGTCAGACTTGCGGTATCCGAGGTCGAGGAAAAAGCCGTGGAGCCGCCCGATGACGATACATCAGCCGTCGTCCCGCTGGTTCCCGTCGTCTGATCCCACGCCACGTAAGTGAGCGTGGCCGCTCCCCCGTCCGTTCCGTCCGGGACGAACTTGACCACGTCGGTTGCAGCCAACAGCAAGGCCGATGTCGTCGATACCGCAGGGAAAGCAAAAAAGGTGTTTCCGTCCGCCGAATATTCCCAGTGACCGTTGGTGCCGGTCGTGGAAGTGATCGCGATGCCTTGCACCGCGCCTTTATCAACATCGGCAATGCTCGTTCCGACGAACGAAGCAACGGTCTGGCCGGCATTCGTAGCGTCGTCCTCCATAACCGTCGCCAGCGTCGGGTTCGATACGGTCACCACCGGCGCGTCGTTGGTGCCGGTGATGGTGACGGCGAAGGTCTTCGACGTCGCGCCGCCGTCGCCATCGTCGATCGAAATCGTGTAGGTCAGCGTTAGCGTTTCGCTCACGGCCAGATAATCGAACGCTGTCGAGGCTGCGGCGAATGACAGTTCGACCGAGCCGGACGACGAACCGGAGTTCTTGGTCACCCCGCCCGGCGTGACCAGCGCCATCAGCGCCGCCTGGCCGAGTGCAAGGCCCGTAGTGGCACCGGTCACCACCACGCCGGTGATGTCAGCGCTGTGGCCGACATCGGCCAGGTCGACGTCTGTAAACGTCACCGGGATGGTCGCGGTCAGCGCTGAGCTATTGGTCTGCTCGGTCAGATTCTTTTGCGCGATATTGGCGATAACAGGTGCGTCCTCGGTGCCGGTAATGGTGACCTCGATCGTGCGATCGACGGTGCCTCCATTGCCGTCCTCGAGCGTAATCGTGAACTGCTCGACCTTGGTCTGGCCCTTTGCGAGATACTCGACGGCGGAAGCCGCTACGCTGTAATTCCAGTTAATGGTGTCGCCCACGCCATCGACGGTGTCCGGGGTCACCAGGGCGGTCAGCGCCCCGAGCGCACCCGCGGAAGCCGTGACGGTCGGACCGACATTGTGGGTATCCGTGAGATCGACGTCCGCCAGCGCAATGGTGCCGCTGTCGGTGAGATCGCCCACCGGCACAACCAGCTCGGTCACCGCGCTGGTTACGTCCGCCGTTGCAACCACAGGGTTATCATTGGTGCCCGTGATGGTGACGACGAAGGTCTGCGTCGTCACGCCGCCGTCGCCATCGTCGATCGCAACGGTGTAGGTGAGCGTCAGGACCTCGTCCTTTGCGAGATAGTCGAACACCGTCGAACCAGCGGAGAACGCCAGCTCGACAGAACCGGACGACGAGCCGGAATTCTTGGTCACCGCACCCGGCGTCACCAGGGCTTTCAGCGCCGCTTCGTCGAGTGCAAGGCCCGTGGTGGTGCCGGTCGCGACCGCTAGGGTGACCGTAGCACTGTGGCCGACGTCGGTCAGGTCGACGTCGGCGAACGTCACGGGGATCGTCGCAGTCAGCGCCGCGGTGTCGGCCTGCTCGGTCAGGTTCTTTTGCGCGATATCGGCCATAACAGGCGCGTCGTCGCTGCCAGTGACGGTGACGACGAAGGTCTGCGGCGTCACGCCACCATCGCCGTCGTCGATCGCGACCGTGTAGGTCAGCGTCAGGACCTCGCCCTTCGCCAGATAGTCGAACGCCGTCGAAGTGGCGGAGAACGACAGCGCGACCGAGCCGGAGGATGAGCCGGAATTCTTCGTCACCGCGCCTGGCGTCACCAGCGCGATCAGCGCGGCCTGGTCGAGCGCAAGGCCCGTGGTGGTCCCGGACGCCACCGCGCCGGTGATATCAGCGCTGTGGCCGACATCAGAAAGGTCGAGATCGGTGAAAGTGACAGATATTGTCGTTGTCAACGGCGCGGTATCGGTTTGCTCGGAGAGGCCCTGCTGCCCGATAGCCGCGATCAGTGGCGCGTCGTTGCTGCCGTCGATGGTAACGACAACGTCCTGCGACGTGACGCCGCCATGATCGTCGTCGACCTCTACGGTGTAGGTCAGCGTGACCGTCTCGCCATCGGCGAGGTAGTCGAAATAACTGTCCGGCGCCGAGAACGACCAGCTCTTCGAGCCCGGCACGCCATCGGTGGAATCGGTAAGCGCCCCCAGCGACAGCCAACTGAGCTGGACCGTGCCGTTGGCGAGGCCCGTCATCATCACGCCGGAGGCATTGACGCTGGCGACCTTGACGTCATGCGTATCGGTCAGATCGGCATCGCTGAACGTGATCGCACCGCTTGCGGTATCCGGCGTCGCCGAATCGTGGGTGTCGGCACGTTCGGTGATGGCTGCGGTCTGTGGGTCGCTGGTAATTTCAGCCGTATCATTGCTGCCGGTGACGGTGACGGTGATCGGCTTGGCCACCACGCCGCCATGCCCGTCATCGACGGTTGCGGTGTAGGTCAGCGTCAGGATTTCGCCATCGGCAAGGAAATCGAACGCACCGTCGGCGACGCTGTAGCTCCAGCTCGCCGAACCGTTATTGGTATTGCCGGGAGCCTGCACCACGGCCAGCGGCTCATCAACCGCGGCGATCGCAGCAAGTTGCGTGGCGGTGAGCTGTGAGGTGACGTCGACGTCGTAGGGGTTCAGGTAGGTGAACGCAGTGAAGGCGGCGCTCGCCACCGGCCGGTCGGTCAGGTCGACGTCGATGAAGCTGATCGTGCCGGACGCCGTATCGAGCGCGGTGGACCCCGTCGGGTTCGGCTGGTTGACGTTCGAAAGTTCGGCGAAGGCATCGCTGGTGGTGTCGATGCTCGGCACGTCGTTGGTGCCGATGACGACGACGTCGGCGCCCTTGATCGAGACGGTGATCGGCGTGGAGATGACGCCGCCGTGGCCATCGTCAACCTGGGCGACGTAATTGAGGGTCAGCGTCTCGCCCTTGGCGATGAAGTCGAATGCGCTGTCCTCGATGCTGTAGGTCCAGGTCGCCGAGCCGTTGTGAGTGTTTCCGGCCGCCTGCACCACGCTCAGCGGCACCTCGACGGCCAGGATCGCTGCCAGCTGGGCCGGCGTCAGCGTCGCGGTGACGTCATTGCCCTCCGCATCGTAGTACCGGAACGGATCGGTCGTGGAGATCGCCGCGCTGACGACGGGACGGTCGGTCAGGTCAACGTCGGCGAAGGTGACGGTGCCGGTCACGGTATCGACCGCCGCATTGCCGGTGCCGATCCGCTCCGTGATCGTGCCACCTGTCGCGGACAGCGTCGGCTTGTCGTTGGTGCCGGTAACGACGATCGAAAACGGCACGAACGTCGTCTCGTTGCTGGGCGCGTAATTGTTGTCGACCCGCGCCATGTAGGTCAGCGTCAGCGTCTCGCCGGAGGCAAGAAAGTCGAACGCGCCATCGGCAATGGAGTAGGTCCAGGTCGCCTTGCCGGTGTTCTTGCCGTTGGGGTCCTGCACCACGGCCAGCGGCACTTCGACCGCCTTGATCGCGGCCAGTTGCGCCGCTGTCAGCGTCGCGGTGACGTCGACCTTCTGCGAATTCGCGTAGACAAAGGAGGAAAACGCGGCCTGGACGCTCGGAACGTCGTCGGGGTTGATGTCGGCATAGCTGACGGTGCCGGAGATACTGGCGAGCGTCGGGCTCGCGGTCACATCGATCCGCTCCGCAACGGCGCCGCCGTTCGCGTCAGCCTTCGGCGGCCCGGCAATGTGAATAGCCGAGGGACCGGGATCTCTGCTCGGAAGAGCCGCAGGCTTGTCCGGGACGTTGACGAACTGAAGCGTGACCGGGACGAAGTCGTTGCTGGCCAGCTTGAGGAACGACGTTTGCGGATCGATCGAGCCGTTCGAGTTGTTCGTGAGCTTGGTATTCGGGTTGTTCAGGTCGGTGAACTTCAGCGAGAACACATCGCTGATGATCTTCTGCGCGTCGGGCGACAGTTGCACTGATGACTGGAAGCTGACCGTGCCCTGGCCATTGATGATCGTCTGGGTGCCGGCCCGGTTGACGGTTGCGATCGGCGTCAGCGTGGTCTTGTCGAACAGGATGTAGGAACCGGTGGTGCCGTCGGGCTCGACCAGCACCTGGAATTTCGCCGGCGGCGCACCGCCCTGCGACGGCACCTCGAAATCGATCTCGACCAGCACCGCGGTGCCGCGGATGCCCATGGTCGCGACTGGCGTGTCGACCTTCATGTCGCCCTTCTTGGCGGTGGCGCCGGCGACGAACGAGATGGTGCCCTGCACCAGGCTGAGCAGCGATTTGTTGTCCGACCCGTTGGGGTCGTAGACCATTTCGTTCAGCACCATCTTGGCGTTCGAGGCGAGGCCGAACACGGTGCCGTCGATGAAGGTGATGCCGAGCGTCGAATCGGAGCCGGACTGGACCACGTCGCCTTTATGGACGGTGTCGCCCTGGTTCAGGATGATCGAGACGCCGT
This genomic window contains:
- a CDS encoding VCBS domain-containing protein, encoding MNYAGKFGSGDLDPFSGADIGLGPLLSPHGHLSSPGKFHVDQVSTHAPTDAIIISDAHLLFHGNFKRSGVDLILADGDRELVLNDYFRGEKRAALASPDGAHLTGDIVNALAGHIQFAQADGSASVAPAVIGHVTKLAGNATAIRNGVSIILNQGDTVHKGDVVQSGSDSTLGITFIDGTVFGLASNAKMVLNEMVYDPNGSDNKSLLSLVQGTISFVAGATAKKGDMKVDTPVATMGIRGTAVLVEIDFEVPSQGGAPPAKFQVLVEPDGTTGSYILFDKTTLTPIATVNRAGTQTIINGQGTVSFQSSVQLSPDAQKIISDVFSLKFTDLNNPNTKLTNNSNGSIDPQTSFLKLASNDFVPVTLQFVNVPDKPAALPSRDPGPSAIHIAGPPKADANGGAVAERIDVTASPTLASISGTVSYADINPDDVPSVQAAFSSFVYANSQKVDVTATLTAAQLAAIKAVEVPLAVVQDPNGKNTGKATWTYSIADGAFDFLASGETLTLTYMARVDNNYAPSNETTFVPFSIVVTGTNDKPTLSATGGTITERIGTGNAAVDTVTGTVTFADVDLTDRPVVSAAISTTDPFRYYDAEGNDVTATLTPAQLAAILAVEVPLSVVQAAGNTHNGSATWTYSIEDSAFDFIAKGETLTLNYVAQVDDGHGGVISTPITVSIKGADVVVIGTNDVPSIDTTSDAFAELSNVNQPNPTGSTALDTASGTISFIDVDLTDRPVASAAFTAFTYLNPYDVDVTSQLTATQLAAIAAVDEPLAVVQAPGNTNNGSASWSYSVADGAFDFLADGEILTLTYTATVDDGHGGVVAKPITVTVTGSNDTAEITSDPQTAAITERADTHDSATPDTASGAITFSDADLTDTHDVKVASVNASGVMMTGLANGTVQLSWLSLGALTDSTDGVPGSKSWSFSAPDSYFDYLADGETVTLTYTVEVDDDHGGVTSQDVVVTIDGSNDAPLIAAIGQQGLSEQTDTAPLTTTISVTFTDLDLSDVGHSADITGAVASGTTTGLALDQAALIALVTPGAVTKNSGSSSGSVALSFSATSTAFDYLAKGEVLTLTYTVAIDDGDGGVTPQTFVVTVTGSDDAPVMADIAQKNLTEQADTAALTATIPVTFADVDLTDVGHSATVTLAVATGTTTGLALDEAALKALVTPGAVTKNSGSSSGSVELAFSAGSTVFDYLAKDEVLTLTYTVAIDDGDGGVTTQTFVVTITGTNDNPVVATADVTSAVTELVVPVGDLTDSGTIALADVDLTDTHNVGPTVTASAGALGALTALVTPDTVDGVGDTINWNYSVAASAVEYLAKGQTKVEQFTITLEDGNGGTVDRTIEVTITGTEDAPVIANIAQKNLTEQTNSSALTATIPVTFTDVDLADVGHSADITGVVVTGATTGLALGQAALMALVTPGGVTKNSGSSSGSVELSFAAASTAFDYLAVSETLTLTYTISIDDGDGGATSKTFAVTITGTNDAPVVTVSNPTLATVMEDDATNAGQTVASFVGTSIADVDKGAVQGIAITSTTGTNGHWEYSADGNTFFAFPAVSTTSALLLAATDVVKFVPDGTDGGAATLTYVAWDQTTGTSGTTADVSSSGGSTAFSSTSDTASLTVLGANHAPVVQSGVSAKQAQLANTNGIAVFDGQFFFGNVKLTVSDPDGDPPGIAITGVDNGSAGGSWQYEISAGEWIAIELAPGEALLLSAGDNVRFSGSGSGDTEHLTFVAWDGTDGSTSRSIIAMPSTTGGTTAFSSGVYSVGAKNDAPIINTIQFTVVEDQFNGTMNLSSFATSGNDVIFSTAHDDILKGGVGADQFVFAEHMGNDTIADFLPGQDKIDLLTNLPFTPDNAASFQSWLTSSAVAQTGVDTLIQFDGLLSNVAKANLHMSDFILHPGGSGNI